Proteins encoded by one window of Geobacter sp. DSM 9736:
- a CDS encoding TatD family hydrolase, translating into MSQAPQFIDSHAHIYGHEFAADFDAMLLRSDEAGVSQIIAVGADIETSRAACQLAEQHDNIWCAVGIHPHDAVRVTDKCFDVIREMAVGSRKTVAIGEIGLDFFRDRSPRPDQERVFRRFIRLARQLSLPVIVHDRDAHERVMRILREEKASEVGGVLHCFSGDLEMALECVDMGFYISIPGTVTFPANEALREVVRGIKIENLLIETDCPYLAPVPHRGKRNEPAYVRITAEKVAELKGLSLEDVGRITSLNTRRLFGIGREDQSAMIAYRIRNSLYLNITNRCSNHCSFCAKFDDFTVKGHFLKLLHEPNFSEVMGAIGNAGMFDEVVFCGYGEPLLRLDLVKAVAAELKKQGVKVRINTDGQANLVHGRNIVPELEGLVDCVSVSLNAPDAVTYARLCNTPFGEGGFNAVCDFLREAKGRIPKVVASAVTVPGVNVAAVRRLAESLGVEFREREYAEVG; encoded by the coding sequence ATGTCACAGGCGCCACAATTCATCGACTCCCACGCCCATATTTACGGCCACGAATTTGCTGCCGATTTCGATGCCATGCTGCTAAGAAGCGATGAGGCAGGTGTTTCACAGATCATAGCTGTAGGCGCAGACATAGAGACGAGCCGGGCTGCCTGCCAACTCGCGGAGCAGCACGACAATATCTGGTGTGCCGTCGGCATTCACCCGCATGACGCGGTGCGGGTAACCGATAAATGTTTCGATGTTATCCGGGAAATGGCAGTAGGCAGCAGAAAGACGGTCGCCATAGGAGAGATCGGCCTAGACTTCTTCCGAGATCGATCACCCCGCCCCGACCAGGAAAGGGTTTTCCGGCGTTTCATACGTCTGGCCAGACAGCTCTCCCTCCCGGTGATCGTCCATGACCGGGACGCTCACGAGAGGGTCATGCGTATCCTGCGGGAAGAGAAGGCGTCCGAAGTGGGTGGGGTATTGCATTGCTTCTCGGGCGACCTTGAGATGGCCCTCGAATGTGTTGACATGGGATTCTATATTTCGATCCCGGGCACCGTCACCTTTCCTGCAAACGAAGCCTTGCGTGAGGTGGTGCGCGGCATCAAGATCGAGAACCTTCTGATCGAAACCGATTGCCCCTACCTGGCCCCCGTCCCTCATCGCGGAAAGAGAAATGAACCCGCATATGTCCGGATCACAGCGGAAAAAGTTGCCGAATTGAAGGGACTCTCGCTGGAGGATGTGGGAAGGATAACCTCCCTCAACACTCGCCGCCTCTTCGGCATCGGGCGAGAGGACCAGAGCGCCATGATCGCTTACCGGATCAGAAATTCCCTCTATCTCAACATAACCAACCGCTGTTCCAACCACTGCTCGTTCTGCGCCAAGTTCGATGATTTCACGGTCAAGGGACACTTTCTCAAACTGCTCCACGAGCCTAACTTCAGCGAGGTTATGGGAGCCATCGGAAATGCCGGAATGTTCGATGAGGTTGTCTTCTGCGGTTACGGTGAGCCACTGCTTCGGCTGGATCTGGTGAAGGCGGTCGCAGCAGAGCTTAAGAAACAGGGTGTAAAGGTACGGATCAATACCGACGGCCAGGCAAACCTTGTACATGGAAGGAATATCGTGCCGGAACTGGAAGGGCTTGTGGATTGCGTTTCGGTGAGTCTCAATGCCCCGGACGCAGTCACCTATGCAAGGCTCTGCAACACGCCGTTCGGTGAAGGAGGATTCAACGCCGTCTGTGACTTCCTTCGTGAGGCGAAGGGCAGGATTCCCAAAGTGGTGGCTTCCGCAGTCACCGTGCCGGGGGTCAATGTAGCAGCGGTTCGCCGGCTTGCGGAATCACTGGGAGTCGAATTCAGGGAACGGGAATATGCCGAAGTAGGCTAG